From one Malus sylvestris chromosome 1, drMalSylv7.2, whole genome shotgun sequence genomic stretch:
- the LOC126618393 gene encoding uncharacterized protein LOC126618393 yields MVIPLRCFKFGSVQGSAISLRTINLANIPILTGGSNYKKWRREIGLLLTLNDFDVALDTPKPILTDQCTRAEKADAERWVRANKVALSILESAMTDTVRGGIKKQELAVDYLNAIEKKFKESQKAEISQYMAMLTTYKIEGTGFIRDHIMKMTDAAEKLNTLDVNVGEKQLVFMILQALPSKYSQLKVSYNT; encoded by the exons ATGGTTATTCCGCTGCGCTGCTTCAAATTTGGATCTGTGCAAG GATCTGCAATATCATTAAGGACTATAAACTTAGCCAATATTCCCATTCTCACTGGGGGAAGCAACTACAAGAAGTGGAGACGAGAGATTGGACTGTTGTTGACACTTAATGATTTTGATGTTGCATTGGATACTCCCAAACCAATTCTGACTGATCAATGTACACGGGCTGAGAAAGCAGATGCAGAAAGATGGGTCAGAGCCAACAAAGTGGCACTTTCTATCCTTGAAAGTGCCATGACCGATACTGTTCGAGGTGGAATAAAGAAGCAAGAATTGGCAGTTGATTATTTGAATGCAATTGAGAAAAAGTTCAAGGAGTCTCAAAAGGCAGAAATTAGTCAATATATGGCAATGCTCACCACATACAAGATTGAAGGCACTGGTTTTATAAGAGATCACATCATGAAAATGACCGATGCTGCTGAAAAGTTGAATACACTGGATGTCAATGTTGGTGAAAAGCAACTGGTATTCATGATCCTCCAGGCTCTCCCTAGCAAGTACTCTCAGCTGAAAGTGTCTTATAACACATAA
- the LOC126618390 gene encoding L-idonate 5-dehydrogenase-like has protein sequence MGKGGMSDGDHADRCCGEAINGDVQQENMAAWLLGVKNLKIQPYKLPNLGPHDVRVRLKAVGICGSDVHHFKNMRCVDFIVKEPMVIGHECAGIIEEVGSEVEDLVPGDRVALEPGISCKRCNLCKQGRYNLCRKMKFFGSPPNNGCLANQVVHPGDLCFKLPDNVSLEEGAMCEPLSVGIHACRRANVCQETNVLVVGAGPIGLVTLLAARAFGVPRIVIADVNDERLLIAKSLGADEVVKVSTNIEDVAEEVAKIQKVLENGVDVTFDCAGFNKTITTALSATRPGGKVCLVGMGQREMTLPLATREIDVIGIFRYQNTWPLCLEFLRSGKIDVKPLITHRFGFSQKEVEEAFETSARGGNAIKVMFNL, from the exons atgggaaagGGAGGCATGTCTGATGGAGATCATGCTGATCGCTGTTGTGGGGAAGCAATAAATGGTGATGTTCAACAAGAGAACATGGCTGCTTGGCTTCTTGGTGTTAAAAACCTCAAGATTCAACCTTACAAGCTCCCTAATCTTG GACCCCATGATGTTAGAGTCCGGCTGAAGGCTGTTGGCATATGTGGCAGTGATGTTCACCACTTCAAG AACATGAGGTGTGTAGATTTTATAGTTAAAGAGCCAATGGTTATTGGGCATGAGTGTGCTGGGATCATAGAGGAAGTTGGGAGTGAGGTCGAGGATTTGGTGCCAGGCGATCGTGTGGCACTAGAGCCTGGTATCAGTTGCAAGCGATGCAACCTCTGCAAACAAGGCCGGTACAATCTATGCCGCAAGATGAAGTTTTTTGGCTCCCCTCCAAATAATGGTTGTCTGGCAAATCAG GTTGTCCATCCAGGAGATCTATGTTTTAAACTGCCAGACAATGTGAGTTTGGAGGAAGGCGCGATGTGTGAGCCCTTAAGTGTTGGTATTCATGCTTGTCGCCGGGCAAATGTCTGTCAAGAAACAAATGTCTTGGTCGTGGGAGCAGGACCTATAGGACTTGTTACACTGCTAGCCGCTCGTGCTTTTGGGGTGCCCCGAATTGTCATTGCGGATGTGAATGACGAGCGTTTGTTGATTGCAAAGAGTCTTGGCGCAGATGAAGTCGTTAAGGTTTCAACAAATATTGAG GATGTAGCTGAAGAAGTGGCTAAGATACAAAAGGTTCTGGAAAATGGAGTGGATGTAACCTTCGACTGTGCAGGCTTTAACAAAACCATAACAACAGCTTTGAGTGCTACTCGTCCCGGAGGCAAAGTTTGCCTTGTGGGAATGGGTCAGAGAGAGATGACTCTCCCTCTCGCTACCAG AGAGATTGATGTAATTGGAATTTTCCGATACCAGAACACATGGCCGCTGTGCCTTGAGTTTCTGAGAAGTGGTAAGATTGATGTGAAGCCTCTCATAACACATCGGTTTGGATTTTCTCAGAAGGAGGTGGAAGAAGCCTTTGAAACCAGTGCTCGCGGAGGCAATGCCATTAAGGTCATGTTTAACCTGTAA
- the LOC126587328 gene encoding MLO-like protein 6: protein MAELEKERSLEETPTWAVAVVCFVLLAVSIVIERMIHLIGKWLARKHKRALVEALEKIKSELMLLGFLSFLLTVLQGSISDICISKSVGATWHPCKDNKSSKSGGNGRKLLEFFNHRRRLAVKGNDYCTEKGKVAFVSAYGIHQLHMFIFVLAVFHVLYCILTLGFGRYKMRKWKVWEKETRSIEYQYYNDPERFRFARDTSFGRRHLNFWSKSPVSIWIVSFFRQFCHSVTKVDYLTLRHGFIMAHLAPGSESTFDFQKYISRSLEEDFKVIVEISPVIWFSAVLFMLSNTYGWHSYLWLPIISLIIVLLVGTKLLVIITKMGLRIQERGDVVKGAPLVQPGDHLFWFGSPRLMLFLIHFVFFQNAFQLAFFAWSTYEFGINSCFHKRTEDIVIRLSMGVIVQVLCSYVTLPLYALVTQMGSTMKPTIFNEGVAAAVKKWHHKAKKKAKHSHHSPSTSPFSSMPPSPTQGMSPVHLLHNHNYRRNDDGFITSPRGSNLEMDHWGTEGSSHSPNNNAGPSDGDEIMQITDIGDLDQEPGSTELVRTPRRTRSQHEIDVITLSNFSFGKGNRTS from the exons ATGGCTGAACTCGAAAAAGAGCGTTCACTAGAGGAAACACCGACATGGGCTGTTGCTGTGGTCTGTTTTGTGCTGCTCGCAGTTTCGATCGTCATTGAACGTATGATCCACCTCATAGGAAAG TGGCTAGCAAGGAAACACAAGAGAGCTCTAGTTGAAGCGCTTGAGAAGATTAAATCTG AGCTTATGCTGTTGGGATTTTTATCCTTTCTCCTAACTGTGCTGCAAGGATCAATCTCTGATATATGCATATCAAAAAGTGTTGGAGCCACTTGGCATCCCTGCAAAGATAATAAGTCATCAAAATCTGGAGGTAATGGTAGGAAACTTCTTGAGTTCTTCAATCACAGGCGCAGATTAGCAGTAAAAGGAAATGATTACTGCACAGAGAAG GGAAAAGTAGCCTTTGTATCTGCATATGGGATTCACCAACTGCATATGTTTATCTTTGTGTTAGCAGTTTTTCATGTGCTGTACTGCATTCTTACCTTGGGTTTTGGAAGATACAAG atgagaaaatggaaggtttggGAGAAGGAGACAAGATCAATTGAATACCAGTACTATAATG ATCCAGAAAGGTTTAGGTTTGCAAGGGATACATCATTTGGGCGTAGACATTTGAACTTCTGGAGCAAGTCACCAGTCTCCATTTGGATT GTCTCTTTCTTCAGGCAATTTTGCCACTCAGTTACTAAGGTTGATTACTTAACTTTGAGGCATGGATTTATCATG GCACATTTGGCACCAGGAAGCGAATCAACATTTGATTTTCAGAAGTACATAAGCAGATCACTTGAAGAGGATTTCAAAGTTATTGTGGAGATCAG TCCAGTTATATGGTTCTCTGCAGTGTTGTTCATGCTGTCCAACACATACG GATGGCATTCTTATCTTTGGCTACCAATCATCTCTTTAATT ATAGTCCTACTGGTTGGAACCAAATTGCTAGTGATTATAACAAAGATGGGGCTGAGGATTCAGGAGAGAGGAGATGTGGTGAAGGGAGCACCTCTTGTTCAACCCGGCGATCACCTCTTCTGGTTCGGAAGCCCCCGTCTCATGCTCTTTCTCATCCACTTCGTTTTCTTTCAG AATGCATTTCAACTGGCCTTCTTTGCATGGAGTACA tATGAGTTTGGGATAAATTCTTGCTTCCACAAGCGCACTGAAGACATTGTCATCAGGCTCTCAATGGG GGTCATTGTACAAGTTTTATGCAGTTATGTGACTCTGCCTCTCTATGCCCTAGTAACACAG ATGGGTTCGACCATGAAACCTACCATTTTCAATGAGGGAGTGGCAGCAGCTGTGAAAAAGTGGCACCACAAAGCCAAAAAGAAAGCGAAACACAGCCATCATTCACCGTCAACCAGCCCATTTTCAAGCATGCCCCCATCTCCCACGCAAGGCATGTCCCCAGTTCATCTGCTGCACAACCACAACTACCGCAGAAATGACGATGGATTTATCACATCTCCGAGGGGATCAAACCTTGAAATGGATCACTGGGGCACTGAAGGGTCCTCACATTCACCAAACAACAATGCTGGACCTAGCGACGGGGATGAGATTATGCAAATCACCGACATTGGGGATCTGGATCAAGAGCCTGGCTCAACAGAACTGGTTCGCACGCCGCGTCGTACTCGGTCTCAGCATGAAATTGACGTTATTACTTTATCTAATTTTTCATTTGGGAAAGGCAACCGAACAAGTTGA
- the LOC126623971 gene encoding uncharacterized protein LOC126623971 isoform X2, which yields MEVRPNPTADNSSAMQQQRQRPTPASSQKKPPASSIPVDTTSVSQRLQKELMSLMMSGGDLGVSAFPEGESIFTWVGTIEGGKGTMYEGFSYKLSLRFPLDYPFKPPQVKFETMCFHPNVDQFGNICLDILQDKWSSAYDCRTILLSIQSLLGEPNPESPLNSYAAALWSNKEDFVRNGVLGFI from the exons ATGGAGGTCCGACCCAACCCGACGGCCGACAACTCGTCGGCCATGCAGCAGCAGCGTCAGCGCCCTACACCCGCTTCTAGTCAGAAAAAGCCGCCTGCTTCTTCCATCCCCGTCGACACCACCTCCGTTTCTCAAAG GCTTCAGAAGGAGTTGATGTCTCTCATG ATGAGTGGAGGAGATCTTGGAGTATCGGCTTTTCCTGAAGGTGAGAGCATTTTTACATGGGTTGGCACAATCGAAGGTGGAAAAGGAACTATGTATGAGGGTTTTTCCTACAAGCTGTCTTTGCGTTTTCCTCTGGACTATCCTTTCAAGCCACCGCAAGTCAAGTTTGAGACAATGTGCTTCCATCCAAATGTTGATCAGTTTGGCAACATATGTCTTGATATCTTGCAG GACAAGTGGTCTTCAGCTTACGATTGCAGGACTATTCTACTCTCCATTCAAAGTCTGTTGGGAG AACCAAACCCGGAGAGCCCCCTCAACAGCTATGCTGCTGCTCTGTGGAGTAACAAGGAAG ACTTTGtacgcaatggcgttctaggattcatatag
- the LOC126623147 gene encoding tetraspanin-6-like gives MYRFSNTVIGFLNLVTLLASIPIIAAGLWMSRSSTTCETFLQTPLLVVGFVVLVVSLAGFIGACFHVVWALWVYLAVMLLLIATLIGLTVFGFAVTSKGAGVEVPGRVYREYHLEDYSPWLRNRIKDPNYWSKIRSCIMGSKTCAKIVAWTPTDYLERDMSPIQSGCCKPPTSCNYDMATTVTQDQDCYRWNNAPNLLCYECDSCKAGVLEDIKRDWHKISILTIVMVVVLIGVYSIGCCAFRNAERAETDYPYGHNGMSKIRPRWDYHWWRKWHQRREQLY, from the exons atgTACAGGTTCAGTAACACAGTGATAGGGTTCTTGAACCTCGTCACTCTCTTAGCATCAATTCCGATAATCGCCGCAGGTCTATGGATGTCAAGGAGCAGCACCACATGTGAAACTTTCCTCCAAACTCCACTTTTGGTGGTAGGTTTTGTGGTGCTCGTGGTATCCCTAGCTGGGTTCATTGGTGCCTGCTTCCATGTGGTATGGGCACTCTGGGTGTACTTGGCGGTGATGCTGCTGCTGATCGCAACCCTAATTGGTTTGACAGTGTTTGGGTTTGCGGTTACAAGCAAAGGTGCTGGAGTGGAGGTGCCTGGTAGGGTTTATAGGGAATACCACCTTGAGGATTACTCACCATGGTTGAGGAATAGGATTAAGGACCCTAATTATTGGAGTAAGATTAGGAGTTGCATCATGGGGTCCAAAACTTGTGCTAAGATTGTTGCTTGGACACCTACTGATTATCTTGAAAGGGACATGTCTCCAATACAG TCTGGTTGTTGCAAGCCtccaacttcatgtaattacgaCATGGCAACCACAGTGACTCAAGACCAAGATTGCTACCGTTGGAACAATGCGCCCAATTTGTTATGCTATGAGTGTGATTCATGCAAAGCTGGAGTTCTTGAAGATATCAAGAGGGACTGGCACAAGATCTCGATCCTCACCATTGTCATGGTGGTTGTTCTCATTGGAGTATATTCAATTGGTTGCTGTGCTTTCCGCAACGCAGAACGAGCTGAAACGGATTATCCATATGGTCATAACGGGATGAGTAAAATCCGTCCCCGATGGGATTACCATTG GTGGAGAAAGTGGCATCAGAGAAGAGAGCAGCTTTATTAG
- the LOC126623960 gene encoding rhomboid-like protein 19 has protein sequence MSTPSLSGSAGAFSGFTRLCKGLSVVLIGGHIVVQLLPHAVDYLTLIPARTIPFVWNLITSGYIEQSVYGVFISTIGLLFIGKLLEPVWGSREFLKFIFVVNFLTSICTFVTAIAMYYITMTEFYLYMPVSGFHGVLSGLLVGIKQIIPDQELPLLKIKAKWLPSISLLLSIAISFWIEKSATHLPFVIFGTYTSWIYLRFWQRKPETKLKGDPSEDFAFSTFFPELVRPVIDPVASIFHRMLCGRSEASNESQGYTLGGSSLPGSDPIEASRRRERGARALEERLAAERLAAAHGTEESGRDAAENV, from the exons ATGAGCACTCCATCACTCTCAGGG AGCGCAGGTGCGTTCTCTGGATTCACACGGCTATGCAAGGGCTTGTCGGTGGTGCTCATTGGAGGCCACATTGTGGTTCAGCTTCTCCCTCATGCCGTCGATTACCTGACTCTCATTCCCGCCAG GACGATTCCTTTTGTCTGGAACCTCATAACATCCGGTTACATTGAACAATCAGTATATGGG GTTTTTATCAGCACTATTGGTCTTCTGTTTATTGGGAAGCTGCTTGAACCTGTGTGGGGTTCTAGGGAGTTCTTGAAGTTCATCTTTGTAGTTAACTTCTTAACTTCCATATGCACTTTCGTCACTGCTATTGCTATGTACTACATTACAATGACGGAATTTTACCT TTATATGCCTGTTTCTGGCTTCCACGGAGTCCTTTCAGGTTTGCTGGTTGGCATCAAGCAAATCATCCCCGACCAGGAGTTGCctttattgaaaataaaagctAAG TGGTTACCATCTATCTCGCTATTGCTGTCGATTGCCATAAGCTTCTGGATTGAAAAGTCAGCAACACATCTTCCATTCGTAATATTTGGAACTTATACGAGCTGGATTTATCTAAGATTCTGGCAGAGGAAACCAGAAACAAAACTCAAGGGTGATCCAAGTGAAGATTTTGCATTTTCTACATTCTTCCCTGAACTTGTGAG ACCAGTCATTGATCCTGTTGCATCTATATTCCATCGGATGCTCTGTGGAAGATCTGAAGCTTCCAATGAATCCCAAGGTTATACCCTGGGCGGTTCCTCATTGCCTGGATCTGACCCCATTGAAGCATCTAGAAGAAG AGAAAGAGGTGCTCGAGCACTCGAGGAAAGATTGGCAGCTGAGAGGTTGGCTGCAGCACACGGTACAGAAGAGTCTGGAAGAGATGCTGCAGAGAACGTTTAA
- the LOC126623971 gene encoding uncharacterized protein LOC126623971 isoform X1, with translation MEVRPNPTADNSSAMQQQRQRPTPASSQKKPPASSIPVDTTSVSQRLQKELMSLMMSGGDLGVSAFPEGESIFTWVGTIEGGKGTMYEGFSYKLSLRFPLDYPFKPPQVKFETMCFHPNVDQFGNICLDILQDKWSSAYDCRTILLSIQSLLGEPNPESPLNSYAAALWSNKEDYKKMVHRQYFAGESIES, from the exons ATGGAGGTCCGACCCAACCCGACGGCCGACAACTCGTCGGCCATGCAGCAGCAGCGTCAGCGCCCTACACCCGCTTCTAGTCAGAAAAAGCCGCCTGCTTCTTCCATCCCCGTCGACACCACCTCCGTTTCTCAAAG GCTTCAGAAGGAGTTGATGTCTCTCATG ATGAGTGGAGGAGATCTTGGAGTATCGGCTTTTCCTGAAGGTGAGAGCATTTTTACATGGGTTGGCACAATCGAAGGTGGAAAAGGAACTATGTATGAGGGTTTTTCCTACAAGCTGTCTTTGCGTTTTCCTCTGGACTATCCTTTCAAGCCACCGCAAGTCAAGTTTGAGACAATGTGCTTCCATCCAAATGTTGATCAGTTTGGCAACATATGTCTTGATATCTTGCAG GACAAGTGGTCTTCAGCTTACGATTGCAGGACTATTCTACTCTCCATTCAAAGTCTGTTGGGAG AACCAAACCCGGAGAGCCCCCTCAACAGCTATGCTGCTGCTCTGTGGAGTAACAAGGAAG ATTACAAAAAAATGGTCCACCGACAGTACTTTGCTGGAGAATCAATCGAGAGCTGA
- the LOC126625341 gene encoding chlorophyll a-b binding protein 6, chloroplastic-like, translating into MASNTLMSCGIATTAFPSVLSSSKSKFATSAVQLPSIGANASSRFSMSAEWMPGEPRPPYLDGSAPGDFGFDPLRLGEVPENLERFKESELIHCRWAMLAVPGILVPEALGLGNWVKAQEWAAVPGGQATYLGNPVPWGTLPTILVIEFLSIAFVEHQRSMEKDPEKKKYPGGAFDPLGYSKDPKKFEEYKVKEVKNGRLALLAFVGFVVQQSAYPGTGPLENLATHLADPWHNNIGDVIIPKGILP; encoded by the exons ATGGCTTCCAACACTTTGATGAGCTGTGGCATCGCCACTACTGCCTTCCCTTCAGTCCTCTCATCCTCCAAGTCTAAATTTGCGACCAGCGCAGTCCAGCTCCCAAGTATTGGTGCCAATGCCTCCTCCAGGTTCTCCATGTCCGCCGAGTGGATGCCCGGCGAGCCCCGCCCTCCTTACCTCGACGGCTCCGCCCCCGG TGACTTTGGATTTGACCCACTTCGGCTAGGAGAAGTGCCAGAGAACTTAGAGAGGTTCAAGGAGTCCGAGCTCATTCACTGCAGATGGGCAATGCTTGCTGTT CCAGGGATTCTAGTACCAGAGGCTTTGGGATTGGGCAACTGGGTAAAAGCACAGGAGTGGGCTGCCGTTCCAGGAGGCCAAGCCACCTACTTAGGCAACCCAGTTCCATGGGGCACTTTGCCTACAATTTTGGTCATCGAATTCCTTTCCATTGCCTTTGTAGAACACCAACGCAGCATGGAGAAGGACCCTGAGAAGAAGAAGTACCCTGGTGGCGCTTTTGACCCCTTGGGCTACTCCAAGGACCCCAAGAAGTTCGAGGAATACAAAGTCAAAGAGGTCAAAAATG GCCGGCTTGCGTTGTTGGCTTTCGTCGGGTTTGTTGTTCAACAATCGGCGTACCCTGGCACCGGACCGTTGGAGAACTTGGCTACTCACTTGGCTGATCCATGGCACAACAACATTGGGGATGTCATCATCCCCAAAGGGATTTTGCCTTGA